One genomic segment of Chitinophaga sancti includes these proteins:
- a CDS encoding pentapeptide repeat-containing protein — MKNTWDDKEEKFYERQEFMAIDFTETPLKNWEFYKCKFDKCIFSNCDLSNTTFEDCTFDGCDFSMAVVKNTGFRSIVFTECKLLGVNFALCSKLQFSFKFEKCNLNYAIFLGRNLKKTPFIECSLKEADFSDADLSECKFTQSDLTLTRFSNTNLEKTDFRGAMNFSIEPEFNKMKKAKFNLFQLEALLYKYQLDID; from the coding sequence ATGAAAAATACATGGGACGACAAAGAAGAAAAATTTTACGAAAGACAGGAATTCATGGCAATAGACTTTACTGAAACGCCACTAAAGAATTGGGAGTTCTACAAATGCAAATTCGACAAATGCATTTTCAGTAATTGTGATCTCTCCAATACCACCTTCGAAGACTGCACTTTTGATGGCTGCGATTTTTCTATGGCAGTAGTGAAGAATACCGGGTTCAGAAGTATTGTCTTTACCGAATGCAAATTGCTCGGTGTGAACTTTGCTCTATGCAGCAAATTGCAGTTCTCTTTTAAATTTGAAAAATGTAACCTGAACTACGCTATATTTTTAGGCAGAAACCTGAAGAAGACTCCTTTTATAGAATGTAGCCTGAAAGAAGCAGATTTTTCAGATGCCGACCTCTCCGAATGTAAATTCACCCAATCAGATCTCACGCTCACCAGGTTTTCCAATACCAACCTGGAAAAGACTGACTTCAGGGGCGCAATGAATTTCTCCATCGAACCTGAATTTAATAAGATGAAGAAAGCAAAGTTCAATCTTTTCCAGCTAGAAGCATTGCTCTACAAATATCAATTGGATATTGATTAA
- a CDS encoding AraC family transcriptional regulator yields MNSVSFNDLDKHFASGSSLELKALLPAGIQDEIGHFNVFNMSKIRQTVQDMPTQPYQCRTFYKVSLLVGQSKIGYPDGIRSLSQPTLIFTTPKSPITWLPMERQSGMCCVFTPEFLHPTRSGVVLDELPIYKSPEHPLFSLEKGDVKIVKSIYEKMHTAITSTYAYKYDLLRTYTLELIHFGQQLQSTIMAHPNHSNFARTTSLFIELLERQFPLDNPHQEIKLRTAADYANELNIHVNHLNKILKETTGLTTSALIAGRILK; encoded by the coding sequence ATGAATAGTGTATCGTTTAATGATCTTGACAAACACTTCGCCTCCGGGTCTTCGCTTGAACTAAAGGCCTTGTTACCAGCCGGTATTCAGGATGAGATCGGCCATTTCAATGTCTTTAACATGTCAAAGATCCGGCAGACCGTTCAGGATATGCCGACCCAACCTTATCAATGCCGTACCTTTTATAAAGTCAGTCTGTTGGTAGGCCAATCAAAAATTGGCTACCCTGATGGCATTAGAAGCCTCTCGCAGCCAACATTGATATTTACGACACCCAAAAGCCCTATAACCTGGTTGCCGATGGAAAGGCAGTCGGGCATGTGTTGTGTGTTCACGCCAGAGTTCCTTCATCCAACCAGGAGTGGTGTAGTGCTGGACGAACTGCCGATCTATAAATCACCTGAACATCCTTTGTTCTCGCTGGAGAAGGGGGACGTGAAAATAGTGAAGAGCATCTATGAAAAGATGCATACCGCTATCACCTCAACTTATGCTTACAAATATGACCTGCTGCGTACTTATACACTTGAGCTCATCCATTTTGGACAACAGTTGCAGTCAACGATAATGGCTCACCCCAATCACAGCAATTTCGCACGCACAACGTCCCTGTTTATTGAGCTGCTGGAAAGGCAGTTCCCACTGGACAATCCTCATCAGGAAATCAAATTGCGAACTGCCGCAGACTATGCTAACGAGCTCAATATACACGTCAATCACCTGAATAAAATATTAAAAGAAACCACTGGCCTGACAACATCTGCATTGATAGCCGGAAGGATCCTGAAGTAG
- a CDS encoding helix-turn-helix domain-containing protein, giving the protein MLLRQTNWTIAEIADSLGFSDFAHFAKFFKNETSIPPGTYRSQAKSLNYT; this is encoded by the coding sequence ATCTTACTACGTCAAACAAACTGGACTATTGCGGAAATCGCTGATAGCCTTGGATTTTCAGACTTTGCGCATTTCGCAAAGTTCTTTAAGAATGAAACCTCTATTCCCCCGGGTACGTATCGCTCCCAGGCAAAAAGTTTGAATTATACATAA
- a CDS encoding helix-turn-helix transcriptional regulator: MKSIHSISEFHRLLSLPDPLHPLISVIRVEDIRLTADFFAENFLFDFYSVSLKRNVQGKVKYGQQYFDFDKGVLSCLAPKQIQSISVGELAMDSQQTGTGYALLFHPDFLLGSPLSGKIKQYGFFSYAVNEALHLSDREEKDIINIFHKIEQEYQHIDRHTQDILIAQLELLLNYSNRFYERQFFIRKATNHTLLTQMEGLLEEYFNNEETLKNGLPSVEYLANKLRLSPHYLSDMLRTLTGQSAQQHIQDKLIEKAKEYLSTTTLTVAEIAYELGFGYPQSFNKLFKKKTSMSPLEFRSRFN; encoded by the coding sequence ATGAAAAGCATACATTCCATATCTGAGTTTCATAGGTTGCTATCGCTACCAGATCCATTGCATCCACTGATCAGTGTGATTCGGGTGGAAGATATACGACTGACGGCTGATTTCTTTGCTGAGAATTTTCTGTTCGATTTTTATAGTGTGTCTTTGAAAAGAAATGTGCAGGGCAAGGTGAAATATGGTCAGCAATATTTTGATTTTGATAAGGGTGTGTTGAGTTGTTTAGCGCCCAAACAGATACAGTCGATTAGCGTAGGTGAGCTTGCTATGGATAGTCAGCAAACAGGCACAGGGTATGCGTTGTTGTTTCATCCTGATTTTTTGTTGGGGTCTCCGCTGTCCGGGAAGATAAAACAATATGGTTTCTTTTCTTATGCGGTGAATGAAGCATTGCATTTGTCGGACAGAGAAGAGAAAGATATCATAAATATTTTCCACAAGATCGAACAAGAGTATCAGCATATTGACCGGCATACACAGGATATTCTTATTGCGCAATTGGAGTTGTTATTAAATTATAGCAATCGTTTTTACGAGCGACAGTTCTTTATTCGCAAAGCGACAAATCATACTTTGCTTACGCAGATGGAAGGATTGTTAGAAGAATATTTCAATAATGAAGAAACGTTAAAAAACGGCCTTCCCAGTGTGGAATATCTGGCTAATAAGCTGCGTCTTTCACCACACTATCTGAGTGATATGCTTCGGACGCTGACAGGACAAAGTGCTCAGCAGCATATTCAGGATAAACTGATTGAAAAGGCAAAGGAATATCTTAGTACAACGACATTAACGGTTGCAGAGATTGCTTATGAATTGGGGTTTGGATATCCACAATCGTTCAATAAATTGTTTAAGAAGAAGACGAGTATGTCTCCATTGGAGTTTCGGTCAAGGTTCAATTAA
- a CDS encoding RICIN domain-containing protein, producing the protein MKKSLYFLLILCSFVIKTYSQRTYYIDFGPNDVTNGNITTSPDVNGYYWNNITNTSTTAASVYLVTNKNALSGALLNITSGFSANGINNGGLLSPSASLLDDLAINTATQDYFYTDNTASFIIKGLDVSKGYVFYFFATRNDPEVRKSNYTLVGNTTYSATLQTSGTNLGGTGYNGNNSTILATSTLTPDTKGQIAITVKRETGTFAYIGALKIAEVQLPVTALKTTYIDFGPNDVTNGNITTSPDINGNYWNNVTNTSTTATQVNLVDKVNASTGAYVKITSAFSSNGIQNGGLLSPDASLLGDLAIPTATQDYFHTSASSSLSIRGLDKTKGYVFNFFGTRNDPEKRVTGYSLTGATFYDGLLQTSGSNLGGTGYNGNTKTILTSDIIMPDDNGQINLTMTRSEGTFGYLGILKINQVNPVTFEPYCTTKDASRIAIMGSSVPSGTGATNNQGYAQLYAQLLTTRANNGTGQTWNVSNISVPGNNTISVINRWDKDLLPICGKYVIYALSLGNEGITTGGQAIFDQFRDNMKLLINKARQQGIEPIVTNCYSREDYTATEYNYIKQMNLLIHSWNVASINLLGALDNGAGKWATGYKYDDLHPNDAGHLEFEYAIVPSLFDALKAGKTQPYQINGTYLNLSPSTGYKLQMKPEETLHSFTYSFDIQTSSTGQLAELSTTTGLKTLVINSAGKLDYSSGIAGTTVLTDNQWHKVTLTHYYAMGKTLLYIDKVLQGSIAEKLVTTAFDLNGSTAPSANYRTLLFYRSGMTPEEINAMVDGNLLKSSLEIYSPLDGGNADPIINFAQSTNKLKKVNIIAGTYYLQNRFSGLYMDVDDSQITQDGGNIQQWGFLNGTNQQFTFTHLGNEVYKIICVNSGKSVDVSGLSTADGANILQWSYVAGTNQQFSMVPVDNDYYKIIPQHSGKLVEVSNFSTVNGGNVQQWSDAGQLSGHWKLVRPSLAATATMASVAHKEGQPGISVYPNPAVNTLYISGLTNAVSIKVYNSSGQLQLSAYGRSIAVGQLGPGVYFVHLGSKVFKFVKQ; encoded by the coding sequence ATGAAAAAGTCACTGTACTTTTTACTGATCCTATGTTCTTTCGTAATCAAAACCTATTCACAAAGAACATATTACATCGACTTCGGCCCAAATGATGTTACCAACGGTAACATCACCACCAGTCCCGATGTAAATGGCTATTACTGGAACAACATCACCAACACCAGTACAACCGCCGCTTCGGTATACCTGGTCACCAACAAAAATGCATTATCCGGTGCATTACTCAACATCACCTCCGGCTTTAGCGCCAACGGCATTAACAACGGCGGCCTGCTATCACCCAGTGCATCTCTCCTGGATGATCTCGCTATCAACACCGCCACGCAGGATTATTTTTATACTGATAATACCGCGAGCTTTATCATCAAAGGACTGGATGTAAGCAAAGGATATGTCTTTTATTTCTTCGCTACCCGAAATGATCCTGAAGTACGCAAATCGAATTATACCCTTGTCGGCAACACCACCTACAGCGCTACCTTACAAACCTCAGGTACGAATCTGGGCGGAACCGGCTACAATGGTAACAACAGCACCATTCTCGCCACCAGCACCCTTACGCCCGATACAAAAGGCCAGATCGCCATTACCGTAAAAAGGGAAACCGGCACCTTCGCCTATATCGGCGCCCTCAAAATAGCGGAAGTCCAACTACCTGTTACCGCATTAAAAACGACCTATATTGATTTCGGTCCCAATGATGTAACCAATGGTAACATCACCACCAGTCCCGATATCAATGGCAATTACTGGAACAATGTAACCAATACCAGTACTACTGCCACCCAGGTAAACCTTGTAGATAAAGTGAATGCATCAACAGGTGCATATGTTAAAATCACTTCCGCATTTTCTTCCAATGGCATTCAGAATGGAGGCCTGCTATCACCAGATGCCAGCCTATTAGGTGACCTCGCCATCCCCACTGCCACCCAGGATTACTTTCACACCTCTGCGTCTTCCAGTCTTTCAATAAGAGGACTGGATAAAACCAAAGGCTACGTTTTTAATTTCTTCGGTACCCGCAACGACCCTGAAAAAAGAGTAACAGGATATTCACTGACAGGTGCTACATTCTACGACGGTCTGCTGCAAACCTCCGGATCCAACCTGGGCGGAACTGGATACAATGGCAATACGAAAACCATCCTCACCTCAGATATAATCATGCCTGACGATAATGGTCAGATAAACCTTACCATGACCCGATCTGAAGGCACCTTTGGCTACCTGGGTATCCTGAAGATCAACCAGGTCAACCCTGTTACCTTTGAGCCATATTGCACCACAAAAGACGCCAGTCGCATCGCCATCATGGGATCTTCTGTTCCCTCAGGCACAGGTGCCACCAACAACCAGGGATACGCCCAGTTATACGCTCAGTTACTGACTACCAGGGCCAACAACGGTACCGGTCAAACCTGGAATGTATCGAACATATCCGTTCCTGGCAACAACACCATTAGTGTGATCAACCGGTGGGATAAAGACTTACTACCCATCTGCGGCAAATACGTTATTTACGCCCTCTCTTTAGGAAATGAAGGTATCACCACCGGTGGTCAGGCGATCTTTGATCAGTTCAGAGACAATATGAAATTGCTCATTAACAAAGCAAGGCAACAAGGCATTGAACCCATCGTCACCAATTGTTACAGTCGTGAAGATTATACGGCTACAGAATACAATTACATCAAGCAAATGAATTTACTGATTCATTCCTGGAATGTAGCAAGTATCAATTTGCTGGGTGCACTTGACAATGGAGCAGGTAAATGGGCCACCGGTTATAAATATGATGACCTGCATCCCAATGATGCGGGGCATCTTGAATTTGAATATGCAATCGTTCCTTCTTTGTTCGATGCTTTAAAAGCAGGAAAGACACAACCCTACCAGATAAATGGTACCTATTTAAACTTAAGCCCCTCGACTGGCTACAAGCTTCAGATGAAGCCTGAGGAAACGCTTCACTCCTTTACCTACTCTTTTGATATCCAAACATCTTCCACCGGGCAGTTAGCAGAACTAAGCACCACTACTGGTTTAAAAACCTTAGTGATCAATAGTGCCGGAAAGCTGGACTATTCATCAGGTATTGCAGGTACTACAGTTCTGACCGACAACCAATGGCATAAAGTGACACTCACCCATTACTATGCAATGGGGAAAACACTATTATACATCGACAAGGTATTACAGGGCTCAATTGCTGAAAAGCTCGTGACCACTGCCTTTGATCTGAATGGCTCCACTGCACCATCTGCAAATTATCGCACGTTACTCTTCTACCGTTCTGGTATGACACCAGAAGAGATCAATGCCATGGTAGATGGTAATCTTCTAAAATCAAGTCTTGAAATTTATTCCCCCCTTGATGGCGGCAATGCAGATCCAATTATTAATTTCGCCCAGAGCACAAACAAATTAAAAAAGGTAAACATCATTGCAGGTACCTATTATCTTCAAAACCGTTTCAGCGGACTGTACATGGATGTGGATGACAGTCAGATTACGCAGGATGGTGGCAATATCCAGCAATGGGGCTTTTTGAATGGTACGAATCAGCAATTTACCTTTACGCACTTAGGTAATGAAGTCTATAAGATCATTTGTGTAAATTCCGGAAAATCAGTAGATGTGTCAGGCCTGAGCACCGCAGATGGTGCCAATATACTGCAATGGAGTTATGTAGCCGGCACCAATCAACAGTTTTCGATGGTACCTGTGGATAACGACTATTATAAGATCATACCACAGCATAGTGGTAAATTGGTAGAGGTATCCAATTTTAGTACGGTGAATGGAGGAAATGTACAGCAATGGTCAGATGCAGGTCAACTCAGTGGCCATTGGAAACTCGTTCGGCCATCATTGGCAGCAACGGCTACAATGGCCAGCGTAGCGCATAAAGAGGGCCAGCCCGGAATTTCAGTATATCCAAATCCTGCTGTGAACACACTTTATATAAGTGGGCTAACGAATGCGGTTAGTATTAAAGTATATAATAGTTCAGGGCAATTGCAGTTATCCGCTTATGGAAGATCTATAGCTGTTGGCCAGTTGGGTCCTGGCGTGTATTTCGTGCACCTGGGATCGAAGGTATTCAAATTTGTTAAACAATAA
- a CDS encoding SDR family NAD(P)-dependent oxidoreductase: MSTSKIALITGGGRGIGQNIAVSLAQKGNDIIITYVNNKTSAEETIAAIHMLGRKAIALPLNTMDVKSFEAFGVQLSNALDTTFGRTHFDFLINNAGTSYNAPIEATTESKFDEMMNIHLKGVYFLTQKMLPLLQDGGKIVNISSAVSRISYPGVSAYGIMKGGLDVYTRYLAAELGSRGITANVVAPGAIFGGAAMEDSPEMRKFVEGITALGRVGQPDDVGGVVSFLCSDDAKWVNGQRIEVTGGVAL, from the coding sequence ATGAGCACATCAAAAATTGCGTTAATAACAGGCGGAGGAAGGGGTATCGGTCAGAATATTGCAGTAAGCCTGGCACAGAAAGGCAACGATATCATTATCACTTATGTTAACAACAAGACAAGTGCGGAAGAGACGATAGCCGCTATTCATATGCTGGGCCGTAAGGCTATAGCCCTGCCACTCAATACGATGGACGTTAAAAGTTTCGAAGCCTTTGGAGTACAACTAAGCAATGCACTGGACACCACATTTGGAAGGACTCACTTTGATTTCCTGATAAATAACGCTGGTACCAGTTATAATGCGCCCATTGAGGCGACCACAGAAAGCAAGTTTGATGAGATGATGAACATCCATCTGAAAGGCGTTTACTTCCTCACTCAAAAAATGTTACCACTTTTGCAAGATGGCGGAAAAATTGTAAACATTTCATCTGCTGTATCGAGGATCTCCTACCCGGGAGTTTCAGCTTACGGAATTATGAAGGGTGGCCTGGATGTATATACCAGGTATCTGGCTGCTGAACTTGGTTCAAGAGGCATTACAGCAAATGTGGTGGCGCCGGGAGCTATCTTTGGCGGTGCTGCTATGGAGGACAGTCCTGAAATGCGCAAATTTGTAGAAGGTATCACGGCACTGGGGCGTGTCGGCCAGCCTGATGATGTAGGTGGTGTAGTGTCTTTCCTTTGCAGTGATGATGCCAAATGGGTGAATGGACAGCGGATCGAGGTGACTGGTGGCGTGGCGCTGTAA
- a CDS encoding alpha/beta hydrolase — protein MQQSVKFKNSTWLVAANLHLPENFDAQHQYPAIICVHPGSSVKEQTAGLYAEKLAQAGFVALAFDASFQGESGGEPRYLEDPATRVEDIRCAVDYLTTIAFIANDRIGVLGICAGGGYAANAALTEKRIKAVGTVVAANFSRAYRELNALQILEAVGQQRTAEANGAEPLITQWTPASIEEAKQAGPVEVDMAAAIDYYRTPRGEHPNSCNKLRFTGMGAAIAFDAFHLADQLLTQPLMVIVGDKVGAFGSYRDGFELYNKAAAVNKSIHVVQGAGHYDLYDQPFATTEALGKLVPFFNSVLL, from the coding sequence ATGCAACAATCAGTAAAATTTAAGAACAGCACATGGCTGGTAGCAGCCAATCTTCATCTGCCTGAGAATTTTGATGCGCAACATCAATATCCGGCTATTATATGCGTGCATCCGGGAAGTAGTGTAAAGGAGCAAACGGCCGGTCTGTATGCAGAAAAACTAGCGCAGGCAGGGTTTGTAGCACTGGCTTTCGATGCTTCTTTTCAAGGGGAGAGTGGCGGCGAACCACGGTATCTTGAAGATCCTGCTACCAGGGTGGAAGATATCAGGTGTGCGGTGGATTATCTTACCACTATAGCATTTATAGCTAATGATCGTATTGGCGTACTGGGCATTTGTGCAGGTGGTGGCTATGCGGCAAATGCTGCCTTAACTGAAAAACGGATTAAAGCAGTAGGCACTGTGGTTGCGGCGAATTTTAGCCGTGCTTACCGGGAGTTGAATGCATTACAGATATTGGAGGCTGTGGGTCAACAACGTACTGCAGAAGCTAACGGAGCAGAACCGCTGATCACGCAATGGACACCGGCATCTATTGAAGAAGCGAAGCAGGCTGGGCCTGTAGAAGTGGATATGGCAGCAGCCATCGATTATTACAGAACGCCTAGAGGAGAACATCCAAATTCCTGTAATAAGTTGCGGTTTACAGGTATGGGAGCCGCTATTGCATTTGATGCATTTCATCTTGCAGATCAGTTGCTGACACAGCCGCTTATGGTAATAGTTGGAGATAAAGTCGGTGCATTTGGTTCTTACAGAGATGGATTTGAATTGTATAATAAGGCTGCTGCTGTCAATAAAAGTATTCATGTAGTGCAGGGTGCGGGTCATTATGATTTATATGATCAGCCTTTTGCTACTACTGAAGCGCTTGGTAAACTGGTGCCGTTCTTTAATAGTGTACTTTTGTAG
- a CDS encoding PDDEXK nuclease domain-containing protein, translating into MKDPYLFEFLGFPSGTVPTETKIESALISHLQQFLMELGKGFAFVARQQHIVTDTSDFYIDLVFYNYYLKCFILLDLKTHKLTHEAIGQMDMYVRMYNDLKKGDDDNPTIGIILCTEKDETIVKYSVLAENEKLYASRYRLYLPDESELKRLIEEDRVRFELSYTPKET; encoded by the coding sequence ATAAAGGACCCTTATCTTTTCGAATTTTTAGGATTCCCGTCAGGTACAGTCCCCACAGAAACTAAAATTGAATCTGCCCTTATTAGTCATTTACAACAATTTTTGATGGAGCTTGGAAAGGGATTTGCATTTGTCGCAAGACAGCAGCATATTGTTACTGATACGTCTGACTTTTACATTGACCTTGTATTTTACAACTACTACCTTAAATGTTTTATTCTCCTAGACCTAAAGACACACAAACTCACCCATGAAGCCATTGGGCAAATGGATATGTATGTAAGGATGTATAATGATTTAAAAAAGGGAGATGATGACAATCCAACTATCGGAATCATTTTATGTACTGAAAAGGATGAAACTATTGTAAAGTATTCGGTATTGGCAGAAAATGAAAAACTATATGCCAGCAGGTATCGGCTTTATCTTCCAGATGAAAGTGAGTTAAAAAGGCTGATCGAGGAGGATAGAGTGAGGTTTGAGCTAAGTTATACACCAAAAGAAACATAA
- a CDS encoding glutaminyl-peptide cyclotransferase — protein MNFRSLTIAITILFAACDNNNQPKEENSLPAFMEYTVLNVYPHDTTSYTEGLLVHNNELFESTGREGFSKFAQIDLTTGKPIREHYIDKSIFGEGIAIFDNKIFQLTYRSNKIFVYDLKDFKKIAEYPWPGEGWALTHDGKSLIASTGTSNLQYLDPNTLQVQKTLSVTDQNGPVTNINELEYVDGFIYANQFLTNNILKINAESGRVVAKADLTDIFAHGGKVFNPDQLPDPHEDVLNGIAYDSARASFLITGKQWPYLFEVKFR, from the coding sequence ATGAATTTTAGATCACTGACCATAGCCATTACCATCCTTTTTGCTGCCTGTGATAACAACAATCAGCCGAAAGAAGAAAATAGTTTACCCGCATTTATGGAGTATACCGTCCTAAATGTATACCCTCACGACACAACGTCCTATACAGAAGGCCTATTAGTCCACAACAACGAACTATTTGAAAGTACTGGCCGTGAAGGATTTAGTAAGTTTGCCCAAATAGACCTCACTACCGGTAAGCCAATCAGAGAGCATTATATTGACAAATCTATTTTTGGAGAAGGCATCGCGATCTTCGACAACAAAATATTCCAACTTACCTACCGTAGTAATAAGATCTTTGTTTACGATCTGAAGGATTTTAAAAAAATAGCTGAATACCCATGGCCCGGAGAAGGTTGGGCATTGACGCACGACGGAAAAAGTCTCATAGCCAGTACCGGCACCTCCAATCTGCAATACCTGGATCCAAATACACTACAGGTGCAAAAGACACTTAGTGTGACCGATCAGAACGGTCCGGTTACTAACATCAACGAATTGGAATATGTAGATGGGTTTATTTACGCCAACCAGTTTCTGACCAATAATATTTTGAAGATTAATGCGGAAAGTGGACGCGTTGTTGCGAAAGCAGACCTGACGGATATCTTTGCGCATGGTGGCAAGGTATTCAATCCTGATCAGCTGCCTGACCCTCATGAAGACGTATTGAATGGCATCGCTTATGATAGTGCAAGGGCCAGCTTTCTGATAACCGGAAAACAATGGCCTTATTTATTTGAAGTGAAGTTCAGGTAA